The Acomys russatus chromosome 18, mAcoRus1.1, whole genome shotgun sequence genome includes a region encoding these proteins:
- the Mtrf1 gene encoding peptide chain release factor 1, mitochondrial isoform X3, translated as MLWKHKALQKCMEDLNKEYQALDQCVQDVSENEGDRRASHRRHAELASLAAVYQEIQEAMQAIEELESMCESLNKQDEKQLQELVSEERQIIDEKMNLLYSELLEHLVPKEKYDGSDVILEVTSGRTTGGDICQQFTREIFDMYQNYSYYKHWTFELLNYAPADYGGLHHAAARISGDSVYKHLKFEGGIHRVQRIPEVGLSSRMQRIHTGTMSVIVLPQPDEVDVKVDPRDLRVDTFRARGAGGQHVNTTDSAVRLVHIPTGLVVECQQERSQLKNKEIALRVLRARLYQQIIEKDKCQQQNTRKLQVGTRAQSERIRTYNFTQDRVTDHRIAYEVRDIKEFLHGGKCLDQLIQRLLQSADEEAIAELLDESLKSVK; from the exons ATGCTTTGGAAACATAAAGCCCTACAGAAGTGCATGGAAGACCTGAATAAAGAGTACCAAGCCCTTGACCAGTGTGTACAGGATGTCTCTGAGAACGAAGGAGACAGGAGGGCCTCACACAGAAGGCACGCTGAGTTGGCATCACTTGCAGCTGTTTATCAAGAAATTCAGGAAGCCATGCAAGCCATTGAAGAATTAGAGTCAATGTGTGAAA GTCTAAATAAACAAGATGAAAAGCAGTTGCAAGAACTTGTATCAGAAGAAAGGCAAATCATTGATGAAAAGATGAACTTACTGTACAGTGAG CTTTTGGAGCACCTAGTGCCAAAGGAGAAGTACGATGGAAGTGACGTCATTTTAGAGGTGACATCTGGAAGAACcactggag gtGATATCTGCCAACAATTTACCCGAGAAATATTTGATATGTACCAGAATTATTCATACTATAAACACTGGACATTTGAGCTGCTGAATTATGCACCAGCAGATTATG GTGGACTACATCACGCAGCAGCCCGCATTTCCGGTGACAGTGTCTATAAGCATTTGAAGTTTGAAGGTGGGATCCATCGAGTCCAGCGGATCCCAGAGGTGGGCCTGTCATCAAGGATGCAGCGCATTCACACAGGAACAATGTCAGTCATTGTCCTTCCACAGCCAGATGAG GTAGATGTGAAAGTGGATCCCAGGGATCTGCGAGTAGACACATTTCGAGCCAGAGGAGCAGGAGGGCAGCATGTTAACACAACAGACAGTGCTGTGAGGCTTGTCCACATCCCTACGG GACTGGTAGTAGAGTGTCAACAGGAACGATCACagctaaaaaataaagaaatagcttTGCGTGTGTTGAGAGCTAGACTCTACCAACAGATCATTGAGAAAGACAAGTGTCAGCAACAGAATACTAGGAAACTGCAG GTGGGAACAAGAGCCCAGTCTGAGAGAATTCGGACTTATAATTTCACCCAAGATAGAGTCACTGACCACAGGATAGCATATGAAGTTCGTGACATTAAG
- the Mtrf1 gene encoding peptide chain release factor 1, mitochondrial isoform X1 — MHRPLCIWLFRTPSLRAYPERHIFYCQQFRQISLDTRLWDFRQNKPHVPHQLLSKSWSRSYCHQDTRMLWKHKALQKCMEDLNKEYQALDQCVQDVSENEGDRRASHRRHAELASLAAVYQEIQEAMQAIEELESMCESLNKQDEKQLQELVSEERQIIDEKMNLLYSELLEHLVPKEKYDGSDVILEVTSGRTTGGDICQQFTREIFDMYQNYSYYKHWTFELLNYAPADYGGLHHAAARISGDSVYKHLKFEGGIHRVQRIPEVGLSSRMQRIHTGTMSVIVLPQPDEVDVKVDPRDLRVDTFRARGAGGQHVNTTDSAVRLVHIPTGLVVECQQERSQLKNKEIALRVLRARLYQQIIEKDKCQQQNTRKLQVGTRAQSERIRTYNFTQDRVTDHRIAYEVRDIKEFLHGGKCLDQLIQRLLQSADEEAIAELLDESLKSVK; from the exons ATGCATCGTCCCCTGTGTATTTGGCTTTTTCGGACTCCGTCTCTTAGAGCTTACCCCGAGAGACACATCTTCTACTGTCAGCAGTTTAGACAGATAAGTCTTGACACACGGCTGTGGGATTTTAGACAAAACAAGCCTCACGTTCCCCATCAGCTGTTGAGTAAGAGTTGGTCCAGGAGCTACTGCCATCAAGACACAAGGATGCTTTGGAAACATAAAGCCCTACAGAAGTGCATGGAAGACCTGAATAAAGAGTACCAAGCCCTTGACCAGTGTGTACAGGATGTCTCTGAGAACGAAGGAGACAGGAGGGCCTCACACAGAAGGCACGCTGAGTTGGCATCACTTGCAGCTGTTTATCAAGAAATTCAGGAAGCCATGCAAGCCATTGAAGAATTAGAGTCAATGTGTGAAA GTCTAAATAAACAAGATGAAAAGCAGTTGCAAGAACTTGTATCAGAAGAAAGGCAAATCATTGATGAAAAGATGAACTTACTGTACAGTGAG CTTTTGGAGCACCTAGTGCCAAAGGAGAAGTACGATGGAAGTGACGTCATTTTAGAGGTGACATCTGGAAGAACcactggag gtGATATCTGCCAACAATTTACCCGAGAAATATTTGATATGTACCAGAATTATTCATACTATAAACACTGGACATTTGAGCTGCTGAATTATGCACCAGCAGATTATG GTGGACTACATCACGCAGCAGCCCGCATTTCCGGTGACAGTGTCTATAAGCATTTGAAGTTTGAAGGTGGGATCCATCGAGTCCAGCGGATCCCAGAGGTGGGCCTGTCATCAAGGATGCAGCGCATTCACACAGGAACAATGTCAGTCATTGTCCTTCCACAGCCAGATGAG GTAGATGTGAAAGTGGATCCCAGGGATCTGCGAGTAGACACATTTCGAGCCAGAGGAGCAGGAGGGCAGCATGTTAACACAACAGACAGTGCTGTGAGGCTTGTCCACATCCCTACGG GACTGGTAGTAGAGTGTCAACAGGAACGATCACagctaaaaaataaagaaatagcttTGCGTGTGTTGAGAGCTAGACTCTACCAACAGATCATTGAGAAAGACAAGTGTCAGCAACAGAATACTAGGAAACTGCAG GTGGGAACAAGAGCCCAGTCTGAGAGAATTCGGACTTATAATTTCACCCAAGATAGAGTCACTGACCACAGGATAGCATATGAAGTTCGTGACATTAAG
- the Mtrf1 gene encoding peptide chain release factor 1, mitochondrial isoform X2, translated as MLRAQKVQLSLLSKSWSRSYCHQDTRMLWKHKALQKCMEDLNKEYQALDQCVQDVSENEGDRRASHRRHAELASLAAVYQEIQEAMQAIEELESMCESLNKQDEKQLQELVSEERQIIDEKMNLLYSELLEHLVPKEKYDGSDVILEVTSGRTTGGDICQQFTREIFDMYQNYSYYKHWTFELLNYAPADYGGLHHAAARISGDSVYKHLKFEGGIHRVQRIPEVGLSSRMQRIHTGTMSVIVLPQPDEVDVKVDPRDLRVDTFRARGAGGQHVNTTDSAVRLVHIPTGLVVECQQERSQLKNKEIALRVLRARLYQQIIEKDKCQQQNTRKLQVGTRAQSERIRTYNFTQDRVTDHRIAYEVRDIKEFLHGGKCLDQLIQRLLQSADEEAIAELLDESLKSVK; from the exons ATGTTGCGGGCACAGAAGGTTCAGTTATCA CTGTTGAGTAAGAGTTGGTCCAGGAGCTACTGCCATCAAGACACAAGGATGCTTTGGAAACATAAAGCCCTACAGAAGTGCATGGAAGACCTGAATAAAGAGTACCAAGCCCTTGACCAGTGTGTACAGGATGTCTCTGAGAACGAAGGAGACAGGAGGGCCTCACACAGAAGGCACGCTGAGTTGGCATCACTTGCAGCTGTTTATCAAGAAATTCAGGAAGCCATGCAAGCCATTGAAGAATTAGAGTCAATGTGTGAAA GTCTAAATAAACAAGATGAAAAGCAGTTGCAAGAACTTGTATCAGAAGAAAGGCAAATCATTGATGAAAAGATGAACTTACTGTACAGTGAG CTTTTGGAGCACCTAGTGCCAAAGGAGAAGTACGATGGAAGTGACGTCATTTTAGAGGTGACATCTGGAAGAACcactggag gtGATATCTGCCAACAATTTACCCGAGAAATATTTGATATGTACCAGAATTATTCATACTATAAACACTGGACATTTGAGCTGCTGAATTATGCACCAGCAGATTATG GTGGACTACATCACGCAGCAGCCCGCATTTCCGGTGACAGTGTCTATAAGCATTTGAAGTTTGAAGGTGGGATCCATCGAGTCCAGCGGATCCCAGAGGTGGGCCTGTCATCAAGGATGCAGCGCATTCACACAGGAACAATGTCAGTCATTGTCCTTCCACAGCCAGATGAG GTAGATGTGAAAGTGGATCCCAGGGATCTGCGAGTAGACACATTTCGAGCCAGAGGAGCAGGAGGGCAGCATGTTAACACAACAGACAGTGCTGTGAGGCTTGTCCACATCCCTACGG GACTGGTAGTAGAGTGTCAACAGGAACGATCACagctaaaaaataaagaaatagcttTGCGTGTGTTGAGAGCTAGACTCTACCAACAGATCATTGAGAAAGACAAGTGTCAGCAACAGAATACTAGGAAACTGCAG GTGGGAACAAGAGCCCAGTCTGAGAGAATTCGGACTTATAATTTCACCCAAGATAGAGTCACTGACCACAGGATAGCATATGAAGTTCGTGACATTAAG